The DNA sequence GCCGTCGCGCACGGCCGGCGCGAGCCCGACTACTGGCACAAACGGCTCTCGGCACCGACGGGGCCGGTATAACGACGCTTGCTGCCGACGGCCACTTTTCGGTAGCGCGGGCTGCGCCCGCGCGTTCTATTGGAGTGTCCGCAGCAGAAGCACACGTTATCCGGATGCGGACGCCCACGTGCGCGGGAGAGTTTTCCCGCGCATTTTCTCGCTCTTTCGGCTTTCCTTCGGACCCTGTAGATTGGGCCGTATGACTGAGAGACTCACTTCACTCGAAATCTGCGCTGGGGCCGGTGGCCAAGCGCTGGGCTTAGAGCGCGCGGGGTTTAGTCACGCCGCCGCCGTCGAGCTGGATGCGCACGCGGCGAATACGCTTCGTGCCAATCGGCCCGAGTGGCGCGTTATGAACGAGGATGTGCGCAATCTCGAGGGCCGCGAGTTCCGCGGCATTGACCTCTTTGCTGGTGGCGTCCCTTGTCCGCCGTTTTCCGTCGCTGGCAAACAGCTCGGTCCGGATGACCAACGCGATCTGTTCCCCACCGCTCTGAGGCTAGTTGCTGAGTCTAAGCCAGCAGCGGTGATGCTAGAGAACGTTCAGGGACTCGCAACAGCGAAGTTCAAGAGTTACCGCGCCTCAATCGCGTTGCAGCTTGAGAAGTTGGGATACCGCGTCGACTGGCAGGTGTTGAATGCGTGCAACTTTGGAGTACCTCAGCTCCGGCCACGCTTCATTCTAGTTGCACTGAAGCCAAAGGCGTTTCGTAACTTCGCGTGGCCGAGTCCTGTGTCCTCGCCGCCCACTGTCGGCGGGACGCTTCGTGACCTCATGGCATCGCGCGGGTGGCCAGGCGCATTTGCGTGGGCGCAAGCGGCAAACGGAATTGGCCCCACGCTTGTCGGAGGATCTAAGTTGCACGGTGGACCCGATCTCGGACCGACTCGTGCACGCGAGGCCTGGAAGTTGTTGAATGTGGACGGGCGCGGACTTGCGAATGAAGCTCCCGACGCGGACTTCCCCATCGATGGAATGCCGAAGCTGACCGTGCGCATGACCGCGCGCATCCAGGGATTCCCTGACTCTTGGAAGTTTGAAGGTCGGAAGACTGCTTCGTATCGTCAGGTGGGCAACGCATTTCCTCCTCCAGTGGCCGCAGCCGTTGGAGCTGCCATCAGAGACGCGCTCGCGGGCCGCGCCTCGAAGCACCTTCCTGAGCAAATCGCGCTCCACGTCGGATAGATATGCCATCAAAGAAGCGTAAGAAGCCCGCGCCGCGCGGCGGCGCACGAGCAAAGCTCCGTGAGTATTTCCTTGCTCATGTCGGCGAGGTGGTCGAGTGGAGAACGCTTCGGAAGGTCG is a window from the Pseudogemmatithrix spongiicola genome containing:
- a CDS encoding DNA cytosine methyltransferase — its product is MTERLTSLEICAGAGGQALGLERAGFSHAAAVELDAHAANTLRANRPEWRVMNEDVRNLEGREFRGIDLFAGGVPCPPFSVAGKQLGPDDQRDLFPTALRLVAESKPAAVMLENVQGLATAKFKSYRASIALQLEKLGYRVDWQVLNACNFGVPQLRPRFILVALKPKAFRNFAWPSPVSSPPTVGGTLRDLMASRGWPGAFAWAQAANGIGPTLVGGSKLHGGPDLGPTRAREAWKLLNVDGRGLANEAPDADFPIDGMPKLTVRMTARIQGFPDSWKFEGRKTASYRQVGNAFPPPVAAAVGAAIRDALAGRASKHLPEQIALHVG